From the genome of Solanum pennellii chromosome 6, SPENNV200:
TCATATAAAGGTGTGTAgcttcaaagtaattaattaagccTCAAATTCATACAATATAATGGGGCTGAGAGCTATTCCCTTTTCACCttgtcaaaattattatttgagtGGTTCAGAATATTTGCCCAAATACAGTATTGTTGGTAGCAGTAGAACTTGCTCATCAAAACTAGTACTAACAATTTCAGCAAAGGCTAAAAAAGAGGAcacacaagaagaagaagaaccgAAAAACAAGAGGAAACAATCGTTGTTTTCAAGTGTCACTGAAGCTCTTGATTTTTCCCAAGTTAGATCTGCAAAGGATGCTGAGCTTCTTGATGAAGCAAGAGAAAAAACTCAATCTGGAGAGAAAATGTCTAGAGAACAggtaaattattatttctataaCGCATTATACAGTTATTAAAGCATGTATTAGTAATACTCTACCGTCTCTGGTAGTTAATTTAGAAAGTAAATTATTcagatacaaaataaatattgtaattgGTTTGCTAGATGAAATTCACATAACTAACTAATATATGATTAcctacataaatatatatatatatatatatataaatttcctCGTACATAACTAAGTTACTAATATTTGCATAATTTTTATCAGCTACCAAATGACATGAGTGGCATGGTCACCCTTATGTCAGGTTGTCCAATTCGACATCCTTCgtcataaaattatattgtatatacgAGTAAAATGATAACAAAGAggttaaataacatattttgaacACCATTGACATAACAATAGAATGTATCCTAATGGTTTTAAGTGTCTTGAAAGAgtaaaaatacacaaaattaatgtGTTTGTATGTTCAAATCTCACTACTAGCAAAAAAAGAATTCCACTTTTTAAGAAGAGCATGTTCACATAAACATTTTTGGACACCCTTGATGAAATTTCTGGTTCTACGAATGAACAACACTAACAGTATATGTTAATGAAGTTGTGTATTAGTACTTGACGACTCTTTTTGTAGTA
Proteins encoded in this window:
- the LOC107021376 gene encoding uncharacterized protein LOC107021376, yielding MGLRAIPFSPCQNYYLSGSEYLPKYSIVGSSRTCSSKLVLTISAKAKKEDTQEEEEPKNKRKQSLFSSVTEALDFSQVRSAKDAELLDEAREKTQSGEKMSREQYGALRRKIGGTYKDFFKSYVEVDGQYVEEGWVDKTCKVCKKDTSGEARQVDKLGRYAHVACLQKSNPGNFFTKLFSR